The Salinibaculum sp. SYNS191 genome has a window encoding:
- a CDS encoding tRNA uridine(34) 5-carboxymethylaminomethyl modification radical SAM/GNAT enzyme Elp3, giving the protein MSTDAPAESDTFEQVCAELVDRILDGEIDRDNLEAKKKEVCGDYSAPKVPQNSELLDFAPQERRDELEEVLRRKPVRTASGVSPIAIMTSPERCPHGKCLYCPGGPDSEFSSAQSYTGHEPAAARGKQNDYDPYGQVTLRLHQLREIGHPVDKAELILMGGTMTARSHDYQEWFVKRALEAMNDYDVDAEPQPAEGETFAQDPDDYDFRYVEDVIAENETADVRNIATTFETKPDWCDPEQIDRMLDLGGTKVEVGVQTTFERINREMHRGHGTQDSIDANRRLRDAGFKVGFHMMPGQPGMSKEMCLEDFRRIFERPEWRPDFLKIYPTLVVEGTAVYDWWHEGEFDPLSNDEAAELVAEIKSMIPEYTRLQRVQRDIPADFIEGGVWKSNLRQLARQRMDEHGWTCDCIRCREVGHNDEEPEDVTLDVTEYEVAGGTEHFVSFEDREKDLLVGFCRLRFPNEPVRHELADAAVVRELHVYGSEVGVGGGTASAGVSQQQHQGYGRRLVETAEELAADAGYDKLAILSGIGVREYYREKLGYRQDGPYVSKRLS; this is encoded by the coding sequence ATGAGTACGGACGCGCCGGCGGAATCGGATACCTTCGAGCAGGTGTGCGCGGAACTGGTCGACCGGATTCTCGACGGCGAAATCGACCGCGACAACCTCGAAGCCAAGAAGAAGGAAGTCTGTGGGGACTACTCCGCGCCGAAGGTCCCACAGAACTCCGAACTGCTGGATTTCGCCCCGCAGGAGCGCCGCGACGAACTGGAGGAGGTGCTGCGGCGCAAACCCGTCCGGACGGCGTCGGGCGTCTCGCCCATCGCCATCATGACCTCGCCCGAGCGGTGTCCCCACGGCAAGTGTCTGTACTGTCCGGGCGGCCCCGACTCCGAGTTCTCCAGCGCACAGAGCTACACCGGCCACGAACCCGCCGCCGCCCGCGGGAAGCAAAACGACTACGACCCGTACGGGCAGGTGACGCTGCGCCTGCACCAGCTCCGGGAAATCGGCCATCCCGTCGACAAGGCCGAACTCATCCTGATGGGCGGGACGATGACCGCGCGGAGCCACGACTACCAGGAGTGGTTCGTCAAGCGGGCGCTCGAAGCGATGAACGACTACGACGTCGACGCCGAGCCCCAGCCGGCGGAGGGCGAGACCTTTGCGCAGGACCCGGACGACTACGACTTCCGCTACGTCGAGGACGTCATCGCGGAGAACGAGACGGCGGACGTGCGCAACATCGCGACGACGTTCGAGACCAAGCCCGACTGGTGCGACCCCGAGCAGATAGACCGGATGCTCGACCTCGGCGGGACGAAAGTCGAGGTGGGCGTGCAGACGACCTTCGAGCGCATCAACCGCGAGATGCACCGCGGGCACGGCACCCAGGACTCCATCGACGCCAACCGGCGGCTGCGCGACGCCGGCTTCAAGGTCGGCTTCCACATGATGCCCGGCCAGCCCGGGATGTCGAAGGAGATGTGCCTCGAAGACTTCCGCCGCATCTTCGAGCGGCCAGAGTGGCGGCCGGACTTCCTGAAGATTTACCCGACGCTGGTCGTCGAGGGGACGGCCGTCTACGACTGGTGGCACGAAGGGGAGTTCGACCCGCTCTCCAACGACGAGGCGGCCGAACTGGTCGCCGAAATCAAGTCGATGATTCCGGAGTACACCCGCCTCCAGCGCGTCCAGCGGGACATCCCCGCGGACTTCATCGAGGGCGGCGTCTGGAAGTCGAACCTTCGCCAGCTCGCCCGCCAGCGGATGGACGAACACGGCTGGACCTGCGACTGCATCCGCTGTCGGGAGGTCGGGCACAACGACGAGGAGCCGGAGGACGTGACGCTGGACGTGACCGAGTACGAGGTGGCCGGCGGCACCGAACACTTCGTCAGCTTCGAGGACCGCGAGAAGGACCTCCTCGTCGGCTTCTGTCGGCTCCGGTTCCCGAACGAACCAGTACGGCACGAACTCGCCGACGCGGCCGTCGTCAGGGAACTGCACGTCTACGGCAGCGAGGTGGGAGTCGGCGGCGGGACGGCGAGCGCGGGCGTCTCCCAGCAGCAACACCAGGGGTACGGCCGACGGCTGGTCGAGACCGCAGAGGAACTGGCCGCCGACGCCGGCTACGACAAGCTGGCCATTCTCAGCGGCATCGGCGTCCGCGAGTACTACCGCGAGAAGCTCGGGTACCGCCAGGACGGTCCGTACGTCTCCAAGCGCCTCTCCTGA
- a CDS encoding mechanosensitive ion channel family protein yields the protein MVTAGTVALQVGNASSVKDSLGIDLAMLLNSAIILVAAYLVGRGLSTGLTALADRYLANRFRITLLIPLLKFIVYGSAVYVVLSLLFELTSTQILAFSSLLGAALGLGLKDLLADVVGGLVLVAEQPYQIGDKVQIGEYYGEVTNIGIRSTQVLTPNDTLVSVPNYLFFNEAVANANAGQAEMLVTVEFYIDPESNAREAREIVEDALVSSQYVYITEEYPVEVHLADDLHYRTITGKAYVNDLRNELRFKTDVTDRVFEEFSRRGIESPRVAPDPAGGVSE from the coding sequence ATGGTGACCGCGGGGACCGTCGCGTTGCAAGTGGGCAACGCGTCGAGCGTGAAGGACTCGCTGGGCATCGACCTGGCGATGCTGCTCAACTCCGCCATCATCCTCGTCGCGGCCTATCTCGTCGGCAGAGGTCTCAGCACCGGGCTGACGGCCCTGGCAGACCGCTATCTCGCCAACCGCTTTCGCATCACGCTACTCATCCCGCTGTTGAAGTTCATCGTCTACGGCAGCGCGGTCTACGTCGTCCTCTCACTGCTGTTCGAGCTCACGTCGACGCAGATTCTGGCCTTCTCAAGTCTACTCGGTGCGGCGCTGGGACTCGGACTGAAGGACCTCCTGGCGGACGTCGTCGGCGGTCTCGTGCTGGTCGCGGAACAGCCCTATCAGATAGGCGACAAAGTGCAGATCGGGGAGTACTACGGCGAAGTGACCAACATCGGCATCCGCTCGACGCAGGTGCTGACGCCGAACGACACGCTCGTTTCTGTCCCGAACTACCTCTTCTTCAACGAGGCCGTCGCCAACGCCAACGCCGGGCAGGCGGAGATGCTCGTCACCGTCGAGTTCTACATCGACCCCGAGTCCAACGCCCGCGAGGCCCGAGAGATAGTCGAGGACGCACTCGTTTCGTCACAGTACGTCTACATCACCGAGGAGTACCCCGTCGAAGTCCACCTGGCGGACGACCTCCACTACCGGACGATAACGGGGAAGGCATACGTCAACGACCTGCGAAACGAACTCCGGTTCAAGACAGACGTGACCGACCGCGTGTTCGAGGAGTTCAGTCGGCGGGGAATCGAGTCGCCGCGGGTCGCTCCGGACCCCGCGGGTGGCGTCAGCGAGTGA
- a CDS encoding DHH family phosphoesterase, with product MGSCIICGTSVDGRICELHEEDVVFEFRGNQPGQLSPGRYYRGSVDGFAEFGVFVDIGDSVTGLLHKSELDQRLESLDWDAGDTVFVQVQNVRDNGNVDLGWSIRQDESEFRGTLIDDPDQDGAQLKEQTAETEEDGPVRTSAADTTSSSARDEAGTEQADESSEPHEEPEADTGNASAAEEAAPQQTDEQEETPQVTIAELDGYIGDVVRIEGEVVTARQTSGPTVFEVRDETSTVDCAAFKEAGVRAYPEVSEEDIVRIEGEVEKRRGELQVETEALVVLEDDERDAVTERMEDAMVKRARPDAVEPLAEDPAVEAVTEPIRDAATAIRRAVLEGRPVVVRHSATADGYVAGVAIERATLPLVREEHQNADAEYHYFDRRPLEGSVYDMDDATGDVTGMLSNRQRHGEKLPLFVFVAAAGTTESLDGLELLDVYGARRVVVDERVVDEEIESEVDALVAPSLADAPGTTATALAANIAAHVNGDVRGDLRHLPAVSFWENTPEGYADIAAEAGHDADDVREIREAIALEAYYQSYEDKRELIIDLLFAETGEDVPALAEHISEQFRAKMNTELETATANIENRTVDGETVLVLDTDSYTHQYEFPPTDLLLDALYRDHRDEAAAVVGFDTDEAYVRTDADVDVRAVVEDARAEAPEAGLDARGAREGRIEYLAGERATARDTLLAALGDHL from the coding sequence ATGGGTTCGTGTATCATCTGCGGCACGTCTGTCGATGGTCGCATCTGTGAGTTGCATGAGGAAGACGTCGTCTTCGAGTTCCGCGGGAATCAGCCCGGCCAGTTGTCGCCGGGCCGCTACTACCGCGGGTCGGTCGACGGCTTCGCCGAGTTCGGCGTCTTCGTCGACATCGGCGACAGCGTCACCGGTCTGCTCCACAAGAGCGAACTGGACCAGCGGCTGGAGAGCCTCGACTGGGACGCCGGCGACACCGTCTTCGTGCAGGTACAGAACGTCCGGGACAACGGCAACGTCGACCTCGGCTGGTCGATTCGCCAGGACGAATCCGAGTTCCGCGGCACGCTCATCGACGACCCCGACCAGGACGGCGCACAGCTCAAAGAACAGACAGCGGAGACGGAAGAAGACGGTCCCGTCCGGACGTCGGCGGCCGACACGACGAGTTCGAGCGCGCGAGACGAGGCCGGGACCGAACAGGCCGACGAGTCCTCCGAACCGCACGAGGAACCGGAGGCCGACACGGGAAACGCGAGCGCCGCTGAGGAGGCGGCACCGCAGCAGACCGACGAGCAGGAGGAAACGCCGCAGGTCACCATCGCCGAACTGGACGGCTACATCGGTGACGTCGTCCGCATCGAGGGTGAGGTCGTCACCGCGCGCCAGACCAGCGGCCCGACGGTGTTCGAGGTCCGCGACGAGACGAGTACGGTCGACTGTGCGGCATTCAAGGAGGCCGGCGTCCGTGCCTACCCCGAGGTGTCCGAGGAGGACATCGTCCGCATCGAGGGCGAAGTCGAGAAACGACGCGGCGAACTGCAGGTCGAGACGGAGGCGCTGGTCGTCCTCGAAGACGACGAGCGCGACGCGGTCACCGAGCGCATGGAGGACGCGATGGTCAAGCGCGCCCGGCCGGACGCCGTCGAGCCGCTGGCCGAGGACCCGGCGGTCGAGGCCGTCACCGAACCGATTCGCGATGCCGCGACGGCGATTCGACGGGCCGTCCTGGAGGGACGCCCGGTCGTCGTCCGCCACAGCGCCACCGCCGACGGCTACGTCGCCGGCGTCGCCATCGAGCGCGCGACGCTCCCGCTGGTCCGCGAGGAGCACCAGAACGCGGACGCGGAGTACCACTACTTCGACCGCCGCCCGCTGGAAGGGTCGGTCTACGACATGGACGACGCCACCGGCGACGTGACGGGGATGCTCTCGAACCGGCAGCGCCACGGCGAGAAACTGCCGCTTTTCGTCTTCGTGGCCGCGGCTGGCACGACCGAGTCGCTGGACGGCCTCGAACTGCTCGACGTCTACGGCGCGCGCCGCGTCGTCGTCGACGAGCGGGTCGTCGACGAGGAGATAGAATCCGAGGTCGACGCTCTCGTCGCACCGTCGCTGGCGGACGCGCCGGGGACGACGGCGACGGCGCTCGCGGCCAACATCGCCGCTCACGTCAACGGCGACGTCCGCGGCGACCTGCGACACCTCCCCGCGGTGAGTTTCTGGGAGAACACGCCCGAGGGGTACGCGGACATCGCGGCCGAGGCAGGCCACGACGCGGACGACGTCCGCGAGATTCGCGAGGCGATCGCGCTGGAGGCGTACTACCAGTCGTACGAGGACAAGCGCGAACTCATCATCGACCTGCTGTTCGCCGAGACCGGCGAGGACGTCCCCGCCCTGGCCGAGCACATCAGCGAGCAGTTCCGGGCGAAGATGAACACGGAACTGGAGACGGCGACGGCGAACATCGAGAACCGCACGGTCGACGGCGAGACCGTGCTGGTGCTGGACACCGACAGCTACACCCACCAGTACGAGTTCCCGCCAACGGACCTCCTGCTGGACGCTCTCTACCGCGACCACCGCGACGAGGCCGCCGCAGTCGTCGGCTTCGACACCGACGAGGCGTACGTCCGGACCGACGCCGACGTCGACGTCCGCGCCGTGGTCGAGGACGCACGGGCCGAGGCACCCGAGGCGGGCCTGGACGCCCGCGGCGCACGCGAGGGTCGCATCGAGTACCTGGCCGGCGAGCGCGCGACGGCCCGGGACACGCTGCTCGCGGCGCTCGGCGACCACCTGTAA